The Nicotiana tomentosiformis chromosome 2, ASM39032v3, whole genome shotgun sequence genome includes the window ccgtggttctgccggtttctcatcggcggcacactgtgaggatgaagctttctctttctgaggaatggtttgcgatattttagccatttttgaattcaaaggtGGGGAGTAGAAGAAAGGGACAAAGATctggtagaattgaagagggaTTTTTGCTGAAAGAAATCATAGATTTACTGGTAAGATGGAGAGTATGAagaagaacttggaaaatttggaagataaaagatgtaaaaatggtaaaagataaaagaaagggttatttataggtccaagcgatggcggttcaatatcaacAGTGGCCGACTACCGCCTGACATGcgttaaatgccttgaaagactaaaccgacgggacagctaccGGATGCATCATGGTCAAACCCGATGGAAACGACAGGATACaatccgatcgagctgttaaaaaatcatattgtttctcgccacattctttctgagaaacgagggaactatctgtatacggtcaaaataggtttcggccttagcacgtccgatcgagttcaaACGATGATTTATCAAAGTGAGATCCCGAAGGTAGAGCAAACTATCCTCGAACCTGGGGAGGCCGATCCATGTCAAGTTCGATATCATTACCAAGCTCGAATCAAAATCTACTATGCTGACAATCCAGAGACCAACCGACATTGACCTCGAAtaaattcgagggctcgagccgggatcgggctcgaaccaagatcatgagttcgagccgaaatcaagctcgaaccaaaatcgagggttctaagcaagatcgagctcgcagacaaaggtcgttgcaatcccactagagagaatcttggcagaaattatggaaaagctaacTTATCATGGATCTCCCaatgaatatttattttattatgcttagagccaaatccctccactataaaagggcttggttactatTTCTGTAAGACAAGTTTTTTGAAGGCTTACACTGTAATAAAAGAGCTATATTCTTCTACAAAAATAAccgttctttcagatttcttagattgattctatttattGAATCCTgagattcattgttcctgataACCTTATCTGTTTTAGCATTCTCCCCAGTCTATATTTACactttttatttatccttgcattttgtgttaagttacgccacatatcctcggaactacgtataaatttaactctatctatttttcgggtaaacatgatgtattatgacttgtgtgaatcgtcggttttggttttcaggttattcgaaatcgatttggaagaatgaatttcttgattgaagttttaagttggaagaattgaccaactTTGACATTTGTATATTTGACCCGAAAACGGagtttttgatggttccgttaggtccatagggtgattttggactcgggcgtatgctcagatttgcatttggatatttctcgAAGGTTTCGACGCGAATttgcgaaagttgaaaatttgaaggtttggaaagttcataagtttgacggggagttgactttgagggtGGCAAATGGGCCGGTTCAGGACCTGGAccgcgggctaaacgggccaAACAGGCCAGGACCGGTATTCATGGGCCTGGTTCGGGCTTCTGGGCTGGTTCGAGAATTGGGACCGttgggcccgggaccgtttgggacCGGGACCGAACTGGtccctggcgggccaaacggtcccaaaggtcaaatttcaaaaaaacaaaatctattatttaaaatatagccATTGGGGCTGTtacaaaatagccgttggctatttacaaCATAGTCATTTAactccccaactttgttttaaccccaaacatTTTATAATTATatcttttccctattttcaactataaatacctcctcattcttttatttttcttacaaaatcatcaatctatcacaatctctctctaattttcttctataattgctactattgcttactttattgttacaatttgtgaaacaattgtgaagtttgtgaattgaagtcttcaagtcttcaacgattaTCAATTTTCaataagttgttcgtcaattcgttAAACTCATTCCAACTTTTACGTTTTAATATTATagatttgtttgttttatttattttctattacttgattaattaagatgtcttccataaaaaaaaattttagtaaaaataagggaaaatccaagagtggagaatctagtgctcaatctgttcctcctccactgccccaggctccccgaaccaaaccccATATCTGTCCTACacttgctattcttgatagcgataatagtttgtTACAATTTACcgaaagtcaattttgccataatattagagctggtgaacaattagaccatgaattaatgaatgctctttattctaatccaactattgatgaaaatgatgatgaggaaatagattttgatgaaactcaaccggatgatgatacacccactagtcctgctcctgatgttaacccaactagtgataactCTGCTAATCCaaaagaataaataaaaataatttagtcaagttatttttctaattaatttttttcttaaaaagcatgtaaaaacaaaaacaaaacaagcAAAAAAGGTCGGAAGAAGTAATATTTGGCTTGATACATGCGCGATTTATCAACTCAACTTGCAAAGATTTCCCTTATCATATTACACATCACTTTTACAGATGATATACAATACGTCTCATTTATCAGAAGTGAGTATTATATCTTATAGCATGACTACTTAAACGAGTTGTATACCATGCCACAATTCGTGTTGATAAGTAGCCCAACGCATGCTGATTTGATGAAATCGAATTAGGGTTCTATGCTAACATTGGGAAGTAATTTGAAGCTATTTCATtcataaaaagaaaaatgataaTTGTCTTTACATAATATCTACGCCTCTCAATTTATAGAGACTGGGAAACCCGAAACTAACTATTGGCCCAATCTGCTACATTCAATGATAAATACAAAAATGGGCTTGGTCCAATACAAAGTAGAAATGGAGTGGGATAATTACTTTTTAACATGATATTTAGTTTTTATCCAGTATTTTTATAGCcattactctattaaaattaatacgaaaagataTTTTTACCATTTGTTCAcgagtgctgtgtaaatattaaggacatggtgtccttaacatttacactgcacacatgaagttaaggacatgatatcctaaaatttaacaacggaaggtgcaaatacatgacactttgtccttaatatttacacatcattcatgaagttaagaacaccatgtccttaatatttgcacaacactcataaagttaaggacactatgtccttaatatttacactgcacacataaagttaaggacaccatgtccttaacatttacactgcacatatgaagttaaggacatgaggtcctaaagtttaacaacagaaggtgcaaatacaagtaaAGGACATTATgttcttaacatttacactgcacacatgaagttaaggatgccatgtccttaacatttacaccgaacatatgaagttaaggacattgtgtcttaaaatttaacaacggaaggtgcaaatacatgacactttgtccttaatatttacacaataatcatgaagttaaggacaccatatccttaatatttagacAATACCCATGTCTAGCACATGGATATTTTCGTCTGGacgggtaaaaatttattaagcactgtctaaagaataaatatattttaaattgtggctaaagagtaaatacatcTCTAATTATTGGTTAACTGCGCACTTTCACATAATAAAACAGAACCAGCCCAACTAGGTAATGTCCTTTACATAAAATATTCCAACATGTGTTCGAAACGTGTCATAAACTAAAAGGGGAAAAAGCACTTAAGGGCTGTTTGGTTGAAGGGATTGAGTGGGTTATGTCGAGGAAATAGCACTTAAGCACTTAAATTTATCATATGTCAGGTTGAGGGTATAAGCTAAAATACGGATAAATTTTACACCATTATAATTATAATTCTAGTTATAATTCCATAATAACCTGATTTTGAACTAGGGACGGCTCAAGCACACGCGGGGATTTGAAGCCAAAATTTAATATGAGgtctaaatttttaaaagaaagttatAAGATATGTTTTTATTTGAAATCTAATCTTCTAACTTTTTGAAATAGAAAGTTGTTAATAATCTTTTTATATAATCGATTTTCTCTAATAATTCCTTTCAACTGATAATAGAGTTAACTCATTTAATCATTCTTGAGATATTGTTGTTCTTAGATAAGATTTTATAAAATTGTTGAACACTTGAACTAATCAAATCTTGAAGAAAGAAGGTGAGTAATGAAATCTTGGAAAAAGAATGTGTATAAGAATattaaagagaaagaaaaaaaatatgtaGGAGTTTATGAAACATGAAGAGATTGGGGAAAAGAAAGATTGATTTGGCAAATTAAGAAGGGAGAGTAAAATTTTGACACGTTATCTAATGAATgagtaaaaagtaaaaaattaaaaCGTTTGAAAAATTATTCATCTACTCATTTTAAGTAAAtcaaattattactttatttGTATATCTAAAGAggtttcttttcttttatattaaaaactttaCTTTTGTAttaaaagtactaaatattattttttaaatacgtATAAATCTattattctttttaaaaaaatggaaCCCCAAATTTGGTGATGTGAGGTACAAGCCTAACTATTCATAACTTTAGAGTCGGCCCCTTTTTTAACCATACTACCCTCGCTCATCCCCCTCCCCCACCACACACACAAAAAGCAATTTTGGTTGGCCAAATTAAAGTCCCATTATAGATGACTCCATAATTTTTCGACCTAACTTTCTGTCCTTTTTCTATCCTCATTTATTTACGCCTTTGAATTATCTTTTCTTCCATCTCCTTGCAAATTCACCCTGGTACCATTTCATTTATAGCTGCCACCTGCTTCCTATCTTTTCATTTATTACATATCCAAAGCTGTGAAGAATTTGAGAAGATTTCTGCTGGGCTCTTGTTGATGTATCTTCAAAAGATCCTCCCTGCAAAATGTATGTGAGCTTATGTTACGTTCACTTTTGAAATATAGCAAATGTATTGACAACATATGAACTGGTAATAAATAAGTTGAAGTAAAATAATCACGGGGCAATTGAAATCAAAAGCGATTGCAACTCTTTTGAAACTTAAAAAGATTTAGATGAAATTGTTTTACTGTTTATACGCGTGTGtttctttttaccttttataaCTAGTATACTACAATATACTTTTGACCAAATAACAAAGATCACTTAACCAGATATGATTTCGGAGTTTTAATTTTTTGCAAGTAATATGTTACTGCATTCATTCACTACTCTTTCATGTCCAATGTTATATGTTTTAattttctaatatatatatatgagttgaAGGTAAATGTGATTAATTTTCTGCGTGAATTTAGAATAAAGAGCTTAAAGCAAGTGCCGAACATCGGATAGAAAATCAAATAAATGTGGTGAAAATCGCTATTGAAATATTACATCTGCCGTTGCAATAACCAGACCTCACGCAATTAATCTCCCGAAACTGAGAGTGTGCTATATCAAAAGAAACAAAACAATTTCAACGTTTATTAATTTAATCATAAGTGTGCTCAAGCTCGCTATTTAATCTTCTTCTTCAACGTAAAGATAGACCTTTTAATTAAGATTACAACGTGGTATGCTGGTGTCTAAGTTGTACAATGTTGGGGTAGGACCTTAGGTTCAATATATTATTACTTTGGTAAGGAGGATAACATATTTCATATAAAGATACTTTTGTTCTTGTGAAAAATATTTTGTCGGGTGAAGTCGTTTTATTCTTTTGTATTTGATTGgaaaatattcaaatatatttaccTATCCGTCCATATATAATAATCTCATAGTTATTTCTTTTAATCTCAAATGTGCCCTCTTTTTACTTTTTGTTTCCTCATTGGTGTTTGCTATCCGCAGACTTCGATTAATTTCAGAAAGTCAACTTTAAAGGAGAAAATGCTCCTTCTATTTCCAAGGTTCAAAACTAAAACTTCTTATTACCAATAAAATAACTAATCTATTTGAGGGTTGAATTAATCTGAACTCGTGATGTGACGCATAAAGGTGACTAACCAATAAAGGTGGACGGATGCTATATAAAGTTCTATAGGAGCTTTCACAAATATGTAGAAAATAGGGAAACAAAAAAGAGAATAATGGGAAGAAAAGTTGACTATCGCCGCCACACCTATATCTATTGCCTAACATAGTCTGTGCCACCGCGGCCGCCCGCCGCCCTACACAACCTAGCCTTCCTTCCAAAAATTTAATTTCTAACCACCTATAAGAACTCCATTTATCCAAGATTTGCATTCAAGGACTTACAACTGCAGGAGCCACTGCTTCATATTTGTTCAAGGTATTTGTCTAAACATTTGTATGAGATGTACACTCAAGTTTCTATTTATTTTGATAAACAAGGTGGAAAAGTatatgatttggttcttctttcgcTTATGTTTTATTAGGAAAGTTAAATGATACTCTCTTGGTCTGTGTCATATTTTTCTGTTAATTTCACTGATGGCCtggactattttttaatttcactaaagtcatataactattttttgtcacttacaagtaactaaactttatcattgtcaCTTAAACGTCATTTTGTCTCAAACCCCTACCATAAATATGATatggcattaaattttatgataaaaatccaaaaataaatgccACATAAGCTAATATGGGTCATACTCAGTTTAGATCCATTTatcctttaatgtgatttgatccataatccaaatgagtttcgataaaaaaatattaattccacgttagtttaaaatgattatcctatactacaaagttttgtcttttctATCACAgcacattcataattattctatactaaaataatttatgctagaaaattcttattttgtttgtatgcCCTATCCGAATCATTTTAAAATACTATTGTATACAATAGTATTTTAGCTTCAGTAGAGTTATAAAATTACTCAGATGGGGCCTACAAACAAGATAAGAATTTTCTAGCCTAGATTATTTTAGTACagaataattatgaatgtgcTGTGACAGAAAAGACAGAACTTTGTAGAATAggataatcattttaaactaatgtggaattaatattttttttttaatcgaaactcatttggattattgatcaaatcacattaaaggataaatggatctaaaataggtatgacccatattagcttatgtgataattatttttggatttttatcataaaatttaatgtaatgtcatatttatggtaggtgtttgaggcaaaatgacttttaagtgacaatgataaagtttagttacttttaagtgaTAAAAAATAGTTATATGACTTTAGTGAAATTGAAAGATAATTCAATGGATCTAAAATGGGTATGACCCATATTAGCTTATGTGgcatttatttttgaatttttatcataaaatttaatgtcatgttatatttatggtagggtttgaggcaaaatgacttttaagtgacaataaaaaagtttagttacttttaagtgacaaaaaatagttatatgactttagtgaaattgaaagatagttcaatgaccatcagtgaaattaacactatttttcctttttaatctATAGTGTCATAACttcttatttaaaaataatttatctttaaaTTTCTgattttaccattaatgagatgatATATAGTCattaatatttatgacttgtttataCCACAACTTTTAGAATTAGTTTTTTAAAACTCTATATTCAGTCAAACACGGTTACAAATTGAGACAAAAGAGAGTACATATATTAGCTTAGTCTTCTGAATAGGATGTTTTTCGAGTTTGTTAGAAATAGGCTATTGATATCATTGGCGGATTTACATTTTTGGTTTATTCATTTTTGAGATCTAaagacaaagaaagaaaaaaagtttCTACGGGAGCGGTCTAGTAGTTAAAGAAATCAGGGCCGTTTGATATGATGGATATGATGTCTAAGAAAAATAATTCTGGTACTAAAACTTCTATACGTCTTATCCCTTCTTTGATAGTATTAGTTGCATTTAAGTGGTGCAATATACATTATAATTGCAATTTCAATTTTATTTCTAAAAGAAGTTAGTTCTTAACCTAAGGAAATTCTCTCTAACTAGATTTCTTTTctgcctctctctctctccattaCTTTGTTGAAAAAAATGGAAGTATTTTGCTGATACTTGTCTTAATTTTGTGCAGACACTACAAAAACACTAACCAAACCAAAGCTAGCTTGAAAAATTAAGTCCGACAACAATGGATGTATACTCTCTTATTCCCGTACTGATAATccttggattcacttattttacATGGTTCTTAATAAATAGAAGGTCGAAAAGCTCAGCGCCAACAGATTGGCCCCTCGCTGGAATGTTGCCTGGATTAATTCAAAATGCTCATCGAATCCACGAATTTTTCACTGATATTCTTTTAGAAACTGGGAACAATTTTGAGTTCCGTGGTCCTGTGATTTCCAATATGAACATGTTATTCACTAGTGATCCTGCAAATATCCACCATATCCTTAGTAGAAACTTCTCAAACTATCCAAAAGGCCCCGAGTTTCgtaaaatatttgaaatattAGGAAATGGAATCTTTAATGTTGATTCTGAATTATGGGAGATTCACAGGAAGATCACCATGTCTTTAATGAGCCATGCCAAGTTCCAAATTTTGTTAAAGAAGAACGTATGGGACACTGTCGAAAAAGGTCTCGTACCAGTTCTTGATGCTTTTGCTGAACGAGGCACGACGTTTGATTTGCAAGATATTTTTCAGAGATTTACTTTTGATAATATTAGTAAATTGTTACTTGACCATGATCCAAAAAGTTTATCAATCGATTTACCTCATTTGCCATGTGAAAAAGGCTTCAACGACATGGTTGATGCACTTTTGTATAGACACGTCTTACCAGACAGCTATTGGCAATTGCAAAAAAAGCTTAATATTGGTAAAGAAAAAAATCTCAGTCAAGCGTGGGAAGCTTTTGATCAATTCATATATCCTGCCATTTCGCAAAAGCAAGAAAAGCTACTACTGAATAAAACCAACAAAGACGAGGATTTTGACTTATTTGCTGACTACATCAAAGCATACAATCAGTGGACGAATGGAGATACTTCTGGTAATGTACAAGAATTTCTTAGAGATACTTTCTTGAATTTAATGTTTGCTGGGAGAGACACCACAAGCACAACTCTCACTTGGTTTTTCTGGCTTTTAGCTAAAAATCCCTTAGTAGAGACAAAGATTAGGGAAGAGATTGAACAGCAACTGCATTTAAAAAAAGATGAAAACCTCAAGTTTTTCGACATAGAAGAGTCAAGAAAACTGGTTTATTTACATGGTGCATTGTGTGAAGCTCTTCGGCTATTTCCACCAGTTTCACTTGAGCATAAATCTCCACTTGAACTTGACGTTCTCCCGAGTGGTCACCGTGTTACTCCAGACATGAAAATATTGATATCGTTTTATACGATGGGAAGATTGCAGACTATATGGGGGAAAGATTGTTTAGAATTCAAGCCAGAGAGATGGATTTCGGAGCGAAGAGGCATCAAACATGTGCCATCTTACCAATTTCCAGCTTTTAATGCTGGTCCAAGGACTTGTATAGGGAAGGATATGGGTTTCATTCAGATGAAAATGGTGGCGGCCACCATCATATACAATTACCATATCCAACTAGTGGAAGGACAAACCATTTCGCCTACTGCTACTGTTGTGATTcgaatgacaaatggtttgaaggTTAGGGTCGTCAAAAGGGACGTTCCTCTTTAGTCCAAATGAATGGTTATCAAAAATTGCGTAGACTATAAATAAATTGAGTTAAATTGATAGGTATATAAAGATGTGTGATAAATGGTTGTAATTCAACCCTTTTCCATATGGAAGGGTTGTGGAACCAATAACTGTTTTATTAAATGCGACTGAAATAATTGCTCTATTTTGTTAATGTCTATTCGGTAGAGGTTTGTTTACTGCTTTAGTTTACTTTATCTTATCACGGTACAAAATCTTGCTTTTAATATGAAACCGTTAGTTTTTAAACTTTGAGCAACGGTAGGACGTATCATACTCCTCTTGATAAactttaaagatattttttatttACAAGCGTAGGGATGAAATTTAAGTTATAGTAGTAGTTTAGGAACGTTTTCGGCCAAAGACTCACAACGTGAACGTATATGAGGAAGCTATCATTCTTCTTAAACTGTATTTAACCAATTGAATTTTATAGACGGGATAAACTCTCTCACTAATAGTTTGTTtggccaaaatttccaaaatttacttattttgaaaaataatttttatcggTAATGCTTTTCAAAGAAGTACTTTTAGAGAAAAATTCTTTGtatttggctaatcaatttgaaaagtatttttgtcAATATTGGAGCGGTAATTTGTGCTTGACAAAGTTCCAAAAgtaattttggaaaaaaattaCTTCTTTTAGCTTCCG containing:
- the LOC104114811 gene encoding alkane hydroxylase MAH1-like — encoded protein: MDVYSLIPVLIILGFTYFTWFLINRRSKSSAPTDWPLAGMLPGLIQNAHRIHEFFTDILLETGNNFEFRGPVISNMNMLFTSDPANIHHILSRNFSNYPKGPEFRKIFEILGNGIFNVDSELWEIHRKITMSLMSHAKFQILLKKNVWDTVEKGLVPVLDAFAERGTTFDLQDIFQRFTFDNISKLLLDHDPKSLSIDLPHLPCEKGFNDMVDALLYRHVLPDSYWQLQKKLNIGKEKNLSQAWEAFDQFIYPAISQKQEKLLLNKTNKDEDFDLFADYIKAYNQWTNGDTSGNVQEFLRDTFLNLMFAGRDTTSTTLTWFFWLLAKNPLVETKIREEIEQQLHLKKDENLKFFDIEESRKLVYLHGALCEALRLFPPVSLEHKSPLELDVLPSGHRVTPDMKILISFYTMGRLQTIWGKDCLEFKPERWISERRGIKHVPSYQFPAFNAGPRTCIGKDMGFIQMKMVAATIIYNYHIQLVEGQTISPTATVVIRMTNGLKVRVVKRDVPL